From Zavarzinella sp., one genomic window encodes:
- a CDS encoding UvrD-helicase domain-containing protein, whose protein sequence is MSNEKSPILADLTEEQLEAVTHLHGPLLVLAGAGSGKTRVITRRVAWLLEQGVRPSNILAITFTNKAAGEMKQRVEAVVPGNQVWVSTFHSLGVRLLRQYADRIGISRDFSIFDVDDRTKLVKLSMERANIDNVKITPEQVGHAISKAKNLLLTPEKYARSNSDYFTSNVAMIYSHYQKRMREANAMDFDDLLYIPALLLKHDEEIRAELDARFRYILIDEYQDTNTAQYELAKALSKDYRNLCVVGDPDQSIYRWRGSDIRNILDFEKDFPEAKVVTLAKNYRSTPAILHAASHLIANNRERKKKTLIASKPEGAPVRHLVFETGQHEAASIAQLIKKSVQLGLRRYRDIAIFVRMNALTRSLETSLIHQGVPFQIVKGLAFFDRKENKDVIAYLRLLVNPTDTISFLRVVNEPARGIGKVSLDHLQTYAEDNQVSLLEAAANAPRIPAIRGKAVHALKSFAQMIYGMQANLSLAPADLIAHVIETSGYRDMYATSRDPDDQERLANIEELITSAREFSNQLPTGTLQDFLEQITLASDVDNWNEKSDCVSVMTMHASKGLEFPVVYIVAMEQGILPGSRSLDPNKPEELEEERRVAFVGMTRAMDELYLCSAQLRDFRGQTNYAIVSQFIEELPEDVIQQDFSSNRGRQPAFESWRTKMTRELGESSPRERDEEISIFRPAKKTAGSGDTSSGGGDLYPPGTLVMHDEYGLGTVREVSGIGAMRKIKIQFARGGMKTFVAAKAKLTVIPPK, encoded by the coding sequence ATGTCGAACGAGAAGAGCCCCATACTGGCTGATTTAACGGAAGAACAGTTGGAAGCAGTGACCCACCTGCATGGACCATTGCTGGTACTGGCGGGTGCTGGGTCAGGTAAAACGCGAGTGATAACACGACGTGTGGCGTGGTTGCTGGAGCAGGGGGTTCGTCCTTCAAATATTCTGGCAATCACCTTTACCAATAAAGCCGCTGGTGAGATGAAACAGCGGGTGGAAGCAGTGGTGCCAGGGAACCAGGTTTGGGTAAGCACCTTTCACAGCCTGGGGGTGCGTTTACTTCGACAATATGCCGATCGAATTGGCATTTCGCGAGACTTTTCCATTTTCGATGTGGATGACCGCACCAAATTGGTCAAATTGTCAATGGAGCGTGCAAATATCGACAATGTGAAAATTACCCCAGAGCAGGTGGGGCATGCCATCAGTAAAGCGAAGAATTTATTGCTGACACCTGAAAAATATGCTCGGAGTAATAGCGATTACTTTACTTCGAACGTGGCAATGATTTATTCCCACTATCAAAAGCGGATGCGGGAAGCAAATGCAATGGATTTTGACGATCTGCTGTATATTCCCGCACTGTTATTAAAACATGATGAGGAAATTCGGGCAGAACTGGATGCCCGCTTTCGCTACATCCTGATTGATGAATACCAGGATACCAACACCGCACAGTATGAGTTGGCGAAAGCACTCTCTAAGGACTACCGCAACCTCTGCGTGGTGGGTGATCCGGATCAGTCAATCTATCGCTGGCGTGGGTCGGACATTCGTAACATTCTTGACTTTGAGAAAGACTTCCCGGAAGCCAAGGTTGTCACTCTGGCGAAAAACTACCGCAGCACACCAGCGATTCTGCATGCTGCCAGCCATTTGATTGCCAACAATCGCGAACGGAAGAAAAAAACACTGATTGCCAGCAAGCCCGAAGGTGCTCCCGTGCGGCATCTGGTGTTTGAAACTGGCCAACATGAGGCGGCCAGCATTGCCCAACTGATTAAAAAATCGGTGCAGCTTGGCCTGCGGCGATATCGTGATATTGCAATATTCGTGAGAATGAATGCACTGACGAGATCTTTAGAAACTTCGCTGATTCACCAGGGGGTGCCATTTCAAATTGTGAAAGGGCTGGCGTTCTTTGATCGAAAAGAAAATAAGGATGTGATTGCTTATCTTCGCCTGCTGGTGAATCCCACCGATACGATTTCGTTTCTGCGGGTGGTCAACGAACCCGCCCGTGGGATTGGGAAGGTGTCGCTGGATCATCTGCAGACGTATGCGGAAGACAACCAGGTCAGCCTGCTGGAAGCGGCAGCAAATGCCCCACGGATACCGGCGATACGCGGGAAGGCAGTTCATGCCTTAAAGTCTTTCGCACAAATGATTTACGGTATGCAGGCCAATTTATCGCTCGCCCCAGCCGATTTGATTGCCCATGTGATTGAGACGTCTGGCTATCGAGATATGTATGCCACCTCTCGCGATCCAGACGATCAGGAACGACTGGCGAACATTGAGGAATTAATTACCTCGGCACGGGAATTTTCGAATCAGCTCCCCACCGGTACGTTGCAGGATTTTCTGGAGCAGATCACGCTGGCAAGCGATGTAGATAACTGGAATGAGAAATCGGATTGCGTGTCCGTAATGACCATGCATGCTTCAAAAGGACTGGAGTTTCCGGTGGTTTACATTGTTGCGATGGAGCAGGGCATTTTGCCTGGTTCCCGCAGCCTTGATCCGAACAAGCCGGAAGAACTGGAAGAGGAACGCCGGGTGGCATTTGTGGGGATGACCCGGGCAATGGACGAGTTGTATTTGTGTTCCGCACAATTACGCGATTTTCGTGGGCAAACAAATTATGCCATTGTCAGTCAGTTTATTGAGGAATTGCCGGAAGATGTTATCCAGCAAGACTTTAGCAGCAATCGTGGCAGGCAGCCTGCTTTTGAAAGCTGGCGGACAAAAATGACGCGTGAACTGGGCGAATCATCCCCACGCGAGCGTGATGAGGAGATAAGTATTTTTCGGCCAGCAAAGAAGACTGCTGGCTCAGGCGATACTAGTTCCGGTGGGGGCGATTTGTACCCACCCGGCACTCTGGTAATGCATGATGAATATGGTCTGGGAACAGTCAGGGAAGTCAGTGGCATAGGTGCGATGCGAAAAATCAAAATCCAGTTCGCACGAGGCGGAATGAAGACATTCGTGGCTGCGAAAGCAAAATTGACGGTCATCCCACCCAAATAG